The DNA segment ATACACTTCCTGCCATGTCTCTCCACCATCGGTGGTATTTAAGATGATTTGATTTCCATGATCAAAATCGGTTTTTGTTCCGCTTACCCATCCGGTGTTTTCATCAACGAAATAGACTGCATCATATACATACTGCGGATTTACCTGGAAAGATTCAAAAAGAGTTTCTTCTGCAGCAATTGGTTGTTTCCAGGGGTCGTCTGCTACGGTGAAAAAATCTCTCTCACCAACGCAAGCTACAAAGTCTTGCGTTACATAAATAGCATTAATTTCTTCTCCGGTTTGACGATCAACCAGAACACGTGTCCAGTTGTTACCTCCGTCTGTTGTGCGGTAAATTTTTGGCTGCCCACCCCTGATCCTGGGACCTGCCACATAGCCTCTTTGAGTGTCAAGAAAACCTATAGCATTGAAATTAGCCTGCAGACTATGTTCTCTCCAATCTTCTCCCAGATTTTCTGTGGAATAAACAGTGCTTCGGGGTTCAGAAGAAGGTCTCTTGGCTGCAACCCAGGCATGGTTATCTACCGCAGAAACAGCGGTGAAACTTACCTGTTCCTCAGTCTCAAGCATAAGCTCCCATGACTCTCCACCATCAACCGTTAAATATACTGCGCCTATACTATTACCATCGGTGGTAATCATCTTACCTGCTGCCCACCCCGTACTATCATCAACGAAAAAAAGATCGTTTATCTGTGATGCTGTGCCGGGGAAATCGAGCTGATTCCAGGAAATTCCCCCATCATCTGTATGCCACAGTGCTACACCACCACCGCCGGTATGTTCTCGTCTGTTTGCAATAAGCCATCCGTTTTGCTCTGTGAAATGTATACTTGAAAAGTCGTAACGAGGATTCATTACACTGACAGTCCACCTTTCACCCATATCGGTTGATCTTAAATAACGACCATTAGTTCCTGCGACATGAATGGTGTGATCATCCGTTATAAACAGGTCCGGAAATGAAACATGTACCCCTACTTCAAGCTTTTCCCAGGTTTGCCCGCCATCAAAAGTCCTTGCGATAGTGCCGGTATACCTAAGGCTGTCCTGGTTCCAGCTGGGGTTTGCCGAGGCAAATGCGGTGTCTCTGTTTATGAAGGAGGCACTTCGCATGTTAAAAGAGGTGTGCCGTAGTTGAATAGTACTCTCAAATGAGTAGCCGTTTAGGGTAAGTCCCAAAAGTAAAAAAACAAAGCAATATACTTTCCTCATGATTTGACCCCTGGTTAAACAAGTGGTAAGATTTTTGTTTTAGGGTATTAAAAGTACAAGATCTATGCCACACTAAACGTTTCTTAAGCACACGGGGGAGTATGGTTGGTAGTGCTTTAAACCTTCAAAGGGTAATGCAAATAGATGAATCGCTCTTTATATTCTTAAACTACGGTTACAGATTACCCCTAAACTGGTTTTTCTGGTTCATTTCTCAGATCGGGAATGTATGGGTGGCCGGAGTAGTACTTTTTGCAGTTATACTGCTAAAAAGTCCTGTTGCTAAACTCAAAAAAAATCTTCAGTTTGCTTTAGTTTCACTTTTTCTGGTCTTTTTATCTACCTTTATTCTCAAAAACACCGTAGACCGATCAAGACCGGTAGAGCATTTTGAGGGTATAGAGCAGCTGCCCGCGCAGCTTGCCGAACCGTTACGGCAGTTTCCATCAGAGCAAAGTTTTGACGCTGTTGCTGTGACCCTGGCAGGAGAAGGGTTTAAACAGCAATCATTCCCTTCAAGCCATGCCTCCACATCCTTTGCCGTTGCTTCGGTGATGGTTCTGTGCTTTGGTGGGTATTTCTGGCTCTCTTACCTACTGGCGGCACTTATTTCCTATTCAAGAATTCATATCGGGGTACATTTCCCTCTGGACGTTCTTTCTGGTGCGGTGTTGGGAATAACTCTGGTGTGGCTTCTATACTATGGTGAAAAATGGTATAGAAGTATACGGGGTAAATTACACCTGTGAGAGGATTTTTTTACCTACATTGGCAAAATTATTGCGTGTAGTACCTCAGAAAAACCCAAAAATTCACATTCAATAAATCAGAGGAGTTCAGATTGCATTACAGAAAAGATGTAAAGCAGGTCTTTGAAGAGCTGGAATCAAAAGATAGTGGTATTTCAAACCAGGAGGCTCAAAAACGGCTTCAACAGCATGGGCCAAACGAACTGGAGAAGGCAGAAGGGGAATCACCGTATCAATTGGTGCTTCGTCAGCTTAAAAATCCGCTGATCTTTGTGCTAATAATCGCTGCAATCATCACACTTCTGATCGGTTTTTATGTCGATATGGTTGTTATACTCGCCGTAGTGGTGATAAATACGGTAATTGGGTTTATTCAGGAATATAAGGCCGATAAGGCAATGCAGGCGCTTATGAGTCTTTCGGCGCCAAAGGCTTATGTGACACGAGAGGGCAAAAATGAAAAAATAGAGTCTTCTCAGGTTGTACCCGGTGATGTGATTGAGCTTATGGCGGGCAACACTGTGCCTGCGGATGCACGGGTATTTGATCATAAGGAGCTTGAAGTTGATGAGTCTATGCTGACAGGGGAGTCGGTACCGGTCGCTAAGAATTCTGAGCCAATAGATGACGATAGTGTGCCGCTTGGTGATCAGGCCAATATGGTGTTTATGGGAACCGTAGCTACCCAGGGCAGAGGAAGAGCCGTAGTGGTTAAAACGGGTAAACAGACTGAACTGGGTTCAATAAGCGAGAAGGTTGGTTCAACAGAAAAGCAGCAAACACCGCTTCAAAAACGGCTCTTTATTCTTACCTGGATTATCGGTGCAAGCTCGGTGGGGTTGGCTCTGCTGGCTTTTCTGGTAGGAATTCTTCAGGGCAGAGAAGTCGTTGATATGCTTCTTTTCTCCATAAGTATGACCGTGGCGGTAATACCGGAGGGATTGCCGGTTGCTATAACGGTAACCATGGCAATCGGTCTTACCAGAATGGCAAAAAGAAATGCAATTGTGAGAAAACTCATGGCTGTTGAGACCCTTGGTAGTTGTAATTATATCTGTTCAGATAAAACCGGAACTATCACCGAAAACCGAATGACTGTGACAAAAGTGTTCGCAAAGGACAGGTATTTTCAGTTTAAGGGTACGGGGTATGAACCGGAGGGTGAGATCCTGCAGAGTGGAGAAAAAGTAGGGGACAATGAGGACCTTAAAAAACTACTGCTGTGTGGGATGCTTTGTAATACTGCAAATCTCTTTGAGGAAGAGGGGGAGTGGAAAATCGATGGTGATCCCACGGAGGGTGCACTGATTGTTTCTGCCAGAAAATATGGGCTGGGAGTTGAACAGGAGGAGCAGTTTGAGTTTGTAGATGAAATACCGTTCAGTTCACAGCGTAAATATATGTCCTCTGTTTTCAATTACCAGGGGAAATGTTTTATCATGGTAAAAGGCTCTCCTGAAAAGATACTTAAATTTACTGGTAATGGTGATAACAAAAAACTTGCGGAAAAATATACTGAACTGGCTGATGATGGGTTAAGAGTACTTGGTTTCTGTATGAAAGAGCTTCCCCAAAAGTGCCCTGAAAATATCGATATCGAAAAGGAATCAACCACAGATATGGAATTTTTGGGCTTTCAGGGTATTATTGATCCACCCAGAGAAAGTGCCATTGAGGCTATTAGGCAGGCACACAGGGCAGGGATCAGGGTAGTAATGATAACCGGAGATCATAAGGTGACAGCAAGTGCTATTGCCAGAAGAATCAATATACTCGAAGAGGGGGATCTGGTTATAAGTGGCAGTGAAATCGATAAAAACGGTAAAGAGTTTTTAGCCAAAAATGTCGAGAAAACAACGGTGTATGCACGCGTATCACCACAACATAAGATCGATATCGTCGAGGAGTTGCAAAAAAAGGGTAAAGTGGTTGCGGTAACCGGGGATGGAGTGAATGATGCCCCGGCGTTAAAGAGGGGTAATATCGGGGTTGCAATGGGAGAGGTTGGAACTGATGTGGCACGGGAAGCTTCTGAAATGGTACTTAGTGATGATAATTTTGCCACTATTTTTCAGGCGGTAAAAGTAGGAAGGGTGATTTTTGACAATATCCGCAAGGTCTCCTTTTTCCTCATAGCTACAGGGGCAGGTATTGCTGTAACCATATTGGGCAGTTTGTTTTTTGGGCTGCAGCTTCCCTTTCTGGCAACTCAGGTGTTGTGGATGAATCTGGTCACCAACAGCTTTCAGCACCTTGCTCTGGCAAATGAACCCGGGGAAAAGGATATACACCTGAGAAAACCAAGAGACCCGGGGGAAAATGTTATTAATGCTGAAGTGTTAAGAAGGATAATAGTAATTGCGGTATTCATTGCTATCGGTTCTCTCTATATTTTCTGGCAAAGAATCGAGGCGGGCTTTGGTATCGAATATGCCCGTTCTAGTGCACTTAACACCATCGTCTTTTTCCAGTTTTTTCACGCCTGGAATTCAAGGTCGTTAAATAAGTCGGTTTTTAAGATTCCTTTCTTCTCCAATCCCTATCTTTTTCTTAGTCTGTTAGCTGCTATACTGGCCCAGGTTGCAGTGCTTCACCTTTCATTTATGCAGTTTGTATTCCGAACAACCGGTCTTGGACTCAGATCCTGGGCAGAAACGGTGGGAATAGGACTGTTGATTATTGTGGTGATGGAGATTGATAAACTTATAAAGAACATAATGGTAAAGAGAAGGGGAGGGGAGGTTACGTAGTTGCCTGGAGAGAAGTTTGGAATAGAGATTTTTTGGGGCTAAAGGCGTGACACCTGCAGTGGTATCGATATTTCCGTCCATACCTGGCCCAACAAGAGCGGGGGTGATAAATTTGGTGCGGATGTCGCGTTTTGTGAGGGATTTTGGGAAGTGTTTTGATGCGTTTTTGGGGATATTTTTGATTGAGAATTGGATATATCGGCATGGGGATGAGGGAGGACACCCAGGAGGGGTGTCCGTACGGAGCGGGGTATCGGTATTCATCCTCTCACGGTTTATGGGATAGGAAGCCCCCCATGCTAGAGCCGTAACCCCTTCGGGGTAGTATATTGAAGGGACCGGGTTGTTATTGTAGAGTGAGGGATTGTGAGGATGTTCCGTTCATGCTGAGCTTGTGCTGAGGTCCTCTGAAGTGCAAACTGTCTCAGACAGCCCCATGTCACTCCTTCACGGGAGTGTGGATTGAACGGGATCCAGCAGCTTTTCAATGACGGCATGTCGACCGTCACTCCCTCACGGGAGTGTCGACTAAAACTCACTTAGTCGGAGGAGAACAAATGTGGATACTCTTTTGTCGGCTCAAAATTATATTATAATGTAATAGTATGTTAGGAAAAATGTTCTTACACTTCAGGTGCTCTCGTCTACCATGGCCTAAAAAGCTTCAGGTGTTTTAAGCCCCCCTAAACTGTAATACCAGTTCTCTACATAATATGCTGGTTACAAGGTATGGTTGCAGAGTGCAGAGGAGTTACTAATGAGTTTAGAAAAAAGTGAAAACCTTTGGGCAGAGATCTGTTACATCCTTTCTGAAAACATCAGCAAAGAGATTGATGAAAGTGCGTTTCAAAGGGAAATTATTCGAGTTCTTGAGAAACTTGGGTGGAGTCAGTTTCGGGGAGAGATTGTTGAAAAACCTTGCTTACAGATCGGCAGCACAGGGAATATCTACCCTGACATCCTGGTTCAGAGCCTTGGTAACCATAGCCGCAAATTTATAATCGAAGTCAAAAAGCCAGCTGTCGACTCAACTAATGATGCATACACCAGGCAGTTGTATTCATATATGCGACAGGTCAAATGTGAACTTGGGTTAATTATTGGGGATACATTAAGCATTTACCTTGATGAAAAAGAGGGTGTTCATGAGAATTTTACCTGTTTAAAAAAAATACCACTCTCAATGGGAGCGAAAGAAGAAGGTAGTTTATTTGTCCAAACCTTCTCCAAAGATGGTTATGAGCACAGTGATCGTGTTCAAGAGTACGTTAAAGATAAACTTCATAGGATTGGGCAAGCTAAGGCCTATGATCAGATGAGGGCCATGTTGTTATCTGATAAGTACCAAAAAAATTTAGTATCGGTTATTAGAAGCGATATTGCTAAGGTACTCGATGAACCAATGTGTGATAAACTGCTTGATGAGATTCAGGTTACTATCAAAACAAAAATCGCTAATACTGTACAGGTTGCTATTAAACCTTTTAGCAC comes from the Chitinispirillales bacterium ANBcel5 genome and includes:
- a CDS encoding YCF48-related protein — translated: MRKVYCFVFLLLGLTLNGYSFESTIQLRHTSFNMRSASFINRDTAFASANPSWNQDSLRYTGTIARTFDGGQTWEKLEVGVHVSFPDLFITDDHTIHVAGTNGRYLRSTDMGERWTVSVMNPRYDFSSIHFTEQNGWLIANRREHTGGGGVALWHTDDGGISWNQLDFPGTASQINDLFFVDDSTGWAAGKMITTDGNSIGAVYLTVDGGESWELMLETEEQVSFTAVSAVDNHAWVAAKRPSSEPRSTVYSTENLGEDWREHSLQANFNAIGFLDTQRGYVAGPRIRGGQPKIYRTTDGGNNWTRVLVDRQTGEEINAIYVTQDFVACVGERDFFTVADDPWKQPIAAEETLFESFQVNPQYVYDAVYFVDENTGWVSGTKTDFDHGNQIILNTTDGGETWQEVYERDTFCVGYGRPFSRLRDLVVVNDSSAVAVGGLGSHWCDPNSSYLVHLDTSGSWVANTHYQGEQMYSIHAISEDNMWALPQMSRGDRLTLVHITEGGANSTLRQYDITVPSSITNGSVFFLDSLNGWVTGGRDFLAATEDGGETWHRNDNNTLSGLLHTVYFITEDIGWVAGDNLYQTTDGGETWEVQILSTSDTDTLNFPIYDITFTDSSHGWLSGGGGIIMQTTDGGETWRGETGRQNFQVLHSISFVNERVGWGCGGGGTIVKIRASGQTVSTQPQITKRNRIHNNHLSSLLTTSNSVIMNFEVHQSTTVQIDLMDLRGRRVTTLKEKLSPQNNRVSLNTQTISPGMYILRYSVQGVSANRSIMIR
- a CDS encoding phosphatase PAP2 family protein; this translates as MVGSALNLQRVMQIDESLFIFLNYGYRLPLNWFFWFISQIGNVWVAGVVLFAVILLKSPVAKLKKNLQFALVSLFLVFLSTFILKNTVDRSRPVEHFEGIEQLPAQLAEPLRQFPSEQSFDAVAVTLAGEGFKQQSFPSSHASTSFAVASVMVLCFGGYFWLSYLLAALISYSRIHIGVHFPLDVLSGAVLGITLVWLLYYGEKWYRSIRGKLHL
- a CDS encoding HAD-IC family P-type ATPase, with translation MHYRKDVKQVFEELESKDSGISNQEAQKRLQQHGPNELEKAEGESPYQLVLRQLKNPLIFVLIIAAIITLLIGFYVDMVVILAVVVINTVIGFIQEYKADKAMQALMSLSAPKAYVTREGKNEKIESSQVVPGDVIELMAGNTVPADARVFDHKELEVDESMLTGESVPVAKNSEPIDDDSVPLGDQANMVFMGTVATQGRGRAVVVKTGKQTELGSISEKVGSTEKQQTPLQKRLFILTWIIGASSVGLALLAFLVGILQGREVVDMLLFSISMTVAVIPEGLPVAITVTMAIGLTRMAKRNAIVRKLMAVETLGSCNYICSDKTGTITENRMTVTKVFAKDRYFQFKGTGYEPEGEILQSGEKVGDNEDLKKLLLCGMLCNTANLFEEEGEWKIDGDPTEGALIVSARKYGLGVEQEEQFEFVDEIPFSSQRKYMSSVFNYQGKCFIMVKGSPEKILKFTGNGDNKKLAEKYTELADDGLRVLGFCMKELPQKCPENIDIEKESTTDMEFLGFQGIIDPPRESAIEAIRQAHRAGIRVVMITGDHKVTASAIARRINILEEGDLVISGSEIDKNGKEFLAKNVEKTTVYARVSPQHKIDIVEELQKKGKVVAVTGDGVNDAPALKRGNIGVAMGEVGTDVAREASEMVLSDDNFATIFQAVKVGRVIFDNIRKVSFFLIATGAGIAVTILGSLFFGLQLPFLATQVLWMNLVTNSFQHLALANEPGEKDIHLRKPRDPGENVINAEVLRRIIVIAVFIAIGSLYIFWQRIEAGFGIEYARSSALNTIVFFQFFHAWNSRSLNKSVFKIPFFSNPYLFLSLLAAILAQVAVLHLSFMQFVFRTTGLGLRSWAETVGIGLLIIVVMEIDKLIKNIMVKRRGGEVT